A genomic window from Enoplosus armatus isolate fEnoArm2 chromosome 20, fEnoArm2.hap1, whole genome shotgun sequence includes:
- the g6pc3 gene encoding glucose-6-phosphatase 3 — MEAVYTQGIWMAESLQQKTISQEKLWLVVTHIGDPKAAFLLVFPFTYFFSKRAGVAVLWVAAISEWLNLVFKWMLFGERPFWWIGESRLFVNKQPKVHQFSSTCETGPGSPSGHAMVTAAVWWVVVSSLGSFLYSRTRSVVLSAAPYLLYVVMLVAVGMSRIFILAHFPHQVIAGSITGLILGIVLSRRVPEGRPLLFFFSVSIGLLLSTLLLHAGLQQLGIDLSWSIVLAKKWCSHAEWIRLDTAPFSSLTRDCGALLGLGLAQYWKPGGWSLPWAPRALSLAFSSMGLYHVNRLPLPVQPQGLFYGLFFVKFVIVPQIVMVLVPGLVYLFTHKKKKD; from the exons ATGGAGGCCGTTTACACCCAAGGCATCTGGATGGCGGAAAGTCTCCAGCAGAAGACGATAAGTCAAGAAAAACTGTGGCTAGTTGTCACTCATATTGGAGATCCCAAAGCAGCCTTCTTGCTCGTCTTTCCTTTCACATACTTCTTCAGCAAACGAGCTGGAGTAGCTGTACTTTGGGTAGCAGCTATATCGGAGTGGCTAAACTTGGTGTTTAAATG GATGCTGTTTGGAGAAAGGCCATTCTGGTGGATAGGTGAATCACGTCTATTCGTCAACAAGCAACCCAAAGTTCACCAGTTTTCCTCCACCTGTGAAACTGGCCCTG gcagTCCGTCGGGTCATGCGATGGTGACGGCAGCAGTCTGGTGGGTCGTGGTGTCCTCACTGGGGTCATTTCTGTACTCACGTACTCGCAG tGTAGTGTTGTCAGCTGCTCCCTACCTGCTCTATGTCGTGATGTTGGTGGCAGTTGGAATGTCCAGGATCTTTATCCTCGCCCACTTCCCTCACCAGGTCATTGCTGGCTCCATTACAG GTCTCATTTTAGGGATCGTTTTGAGCCGCAGAGTCCCAGAAGGTCGCCCCCTGCTGTTCTTCTTTAGCGTCAGCATCGGTCTGCTGCTCAGTACTCTGTTACTGCATGCTGGACTGCAGCAGCTGGGAATCGACCTCTCctg GTCAATTGTTTTGGCTAAGAAATGGTGCAGCCATGCTGAGTGGATTCGTTTGGATACAGCCCCGTTCTCCTCTCTGACTCGGGACTGCGGGGCCCTTCTGGGTTTGGGGCTGGCCCAGTACTGGAAGCCTGGCGGATGGTCTCTGCCTTGGGCTCCACGGGCTTTGTCTCTGGCCTTTTCATCCATGGGACTGTACCACGTCAATCGTCTGCCGCTCCCGGTCCAACCACAGGGTCTCTTCTATGGCCTGTTCTTTGTCAAATTTGTCATAGTGCCCCAGATTGTCATGGTGCTTGTGCCTGGACTGGTTtaccttttcacacacaaaaagaagaaggacTAG